The following DNA comes from Phytohabitans rumicis.
ACCCGGTCGTCGACGACGTAGAGCACGTCGCGTACCACGATCGCCTTCGGGTAGCGGCGGGCCAGGTGCTCCTGCAGCTCGTGGTGCGTCGTGCAGCGCCGCCCGTCGAGCAGTCCGGCCCGGCCGAGGGCGTCCGCGCCCGCACAGACGCTGGCCACCACGCCCCCGGCCGCGCGGTGGTCGACCAGCCGGCGCAGCGTCGACGGGTCGAGCCGGCCGGTGCCCACCAGCCGCGGCGACCGCCAGCCGGGCACGATGACCAGGTCGTCCGGCCCGAGCGCGGGCCATGTGGTGGTGGCCCGCAACGGCACACCCTGCGCGGTCGGGATCTCCTCCTGCTCGGCGACGTAGTGCAGCTCGTAGCCCTCGACCGTGGCGAACCCCTGGGCCGGCCCGGCGAGGTCGAGCAGGTGCACGTCCGGCACCAGCAGGAAGACGACCCGGGTCACGATCCGGTCAGCTCCGCCACGGTGCGAACGGTGGCGAACCGGCCCGCCAGCGCGTACGCCGTCCGGCTCACGATGTCATCCGTCGAGAGGGTCCGCGGATCGGCCAGGATCTCGGCGACCGTGCGGTCGGCGGGCGCGTCCCAGTGCGGGATCGGCGTGGTCGCCGTCGCGTCGATCGCGAACGTCACCTCGTACCCCAGATCGGACGCCACCCGCGTGGTGGTCTCGCAGCACTGCTCGGTCTTGATGCCGCACACGGTCAGCTCACCCACCCCGCGGGTCGTCAGCACCTGCTGGAGGTTCGTGGTGGTGAACGCGTTGATGGAGGTCTTCGTGATGACCGGCTCACCCTCGTCGGGCTTGAGGCCGTCCATCAGCCGGACGTAACCGCTGGCCGGGTCGAAGACGGTGGCCGTGCCCGGCTCGGCGTGCAGGACCCACACGACGAGGCCGCCCGCCGCCCGCTCGGCGGCCACCAGCCGGTCCACCCGGTCCACGATGTCCGGGTGGTTGGCCGCCTGCCAGATCGGTCGCCGCGGAAACGACTCCTGCACGTCGATGACGATGAGTGCGCTCTTCATACCTCGATCCTGGCGGCCTTTCGTCCGAGCCAGAAGACACCATCATGCCCCGGAGCGGACCGATCTGGTCAGCGCTTCCGCCGGCCCGGCCAGGTGTCCGTGCAGCAGCTCGATCCGGTGCACCAGCCGCGGCTCGACGATCGGCACCGCGCGGACACCGGGGTGCGTCCGCATCGGCAAGATCGCAAGCCCGTGCCCGGCCGCGACCAGCGTGAGGAGGCTCGCGACATCGGTGCCCTCGTACCGGAACGCGGCGCGCACGCCGTCCACCCCGGCCGCCGCCCGCAGGTCGGCCAGCGGCGCCCCCACGTCCGGCGCGTCGATCCAGCGCGCCTCGACCAGGTCACCCAGCCGCAGGCCGGACCGCGCGGCCAGCGGATGATCCGCCGGCAGGAACACGCCACACGGCTCCTCCGCCACCCGTACCGTGGTCAACGCCCCGGCGTCCGGCAGCCGCAGCGGATCGGTGGGCGCGGCCACGCCGTCGACCAGGCCGAGGTCGAGCTCGCCCGCCGCGACACCGGTGACGACCGCCGCACGGCCAGCCACGCGCAGCGTCACGTCGAGGCCGGGCATCGACCGCCGGAGCCGGGCCACGGCCAGACTCATCGGGTACGCCAGGGCCAGTGGCGTGGCACCGAATATGAGCCGCCCGGCGGCCTCCGCGGCGGTGCGCCGGACGTCCGCCCGCGCCGCGTCCAGCCGCAGCAGGATCGGGCCGGCATGATCGAGCAGGCGCACGCCCGCCTCCGTGGGCACCACCGGCCGGCGGTGCAGCAGCGTCGCGCCCAGGTCCTCTTCGAGCGCGGCGACGTGCTGCGAGACCGCCGACTGCGTGTAGCCGAGCTGACGGGCCGCGCCCGAGAAGGAGCCGCAGCCGGCAACGGTCACGAACGTACGCAGGAGGTGCGGATCCACTCCATCAGTATCGCTAATAGGAGAGCCATGAATCATCGTTGGCGCTGAACTACGTTCTCGGGTCTGATGGTTGTCATGAACCGTCTCGCCCTGGTCGGAGACCGCTCCCCCGCCGTCCGCTCCCACGTACGCATCCCGCACCACCTCGACGCGCTCCGCCAGCGCGACCGGATCGACCTCGACGCGTACTGGATCCCCACCGAAGACATCACCTCCGCCGACGCCCTGGACGGCTTCGACGGCATCTGGCTGCTGCCCGGCAGCCCGTACCGCAACGAGGACGGCGCCATCACCGCCGTACGGGCCGCCCGCGAGCGGGGCATCCCGTTCCTCGGCACCTGCGCCGGCTTCCAGCACGCCCTCATC
Coding sequences within:
- a CDS encoding GlxA family transcriptional regulator — encoded protein: MTRVVFLLVPDVHLLDLAGPAQGFATVEGYELHYVAEQEEIPTAQGVPLRATTTWPALGPDDLVIVPGWRSPRLVGTGRLDPSTLRRLVDHRAAGGVVASVCAGADALGRAGLLDGRRCTTHHELQEHLARRYPKAIVVRDVLYVVDDRVVTSAGIASGIDLALHLVAVRHGPAVAARVAREMVVYARRNGDEQQASAMLRHRAHLSDVVHRVQDVIDARFADRLSLADLAAASGVSERTLTRLFGRATGTTPLRYQQLLRAERAEHLIGHGSTVDAAARAVGFQDARMLRRLRARQ
- a CDS encoding isochorismatase family protein; amino-acid sequence: MKSALIVIDVQESFPRRPIWQAANHPDIVDRVDRLVAAERAAGGLVVWVLHAEPGTATVFDPASGYVRLMDGLKPDEGEPVITKTSINAFTTTNLQQVLTTRGVGELTVCGIKTEQCCETTTRVASDLGYEVTFAIDATATTPIPHWDAPADRTVAEILADPRTLSTDDIVSRTAYALAGRFATVRTVAELTGS
- a CDS encoding LysR family transcriptional regulator; translation: MDPHLLRTFVTVAGCGSFSGAARQLGYTQSAVSQHVAALEEDLGATLLHRRPVVPTEAGVRLLDHAGPILLRLDAARADVRRTAAEAAGRLIFGATPLALAYPMSLAVARLRRSMPGLDVTLRVAGRAAVVTGVAAGELDLGLVDGVAAPTDPLRLPDAGALTTVRVAEEPCGVFLPADHPLAARSGLRLGDLVEARWIDAPDVGAPLADLRAAAGVDGVRAAFRYEGTDVASLLTLVAAGHGLAILPMRTHPGVRAVPIVEPRLVHRIELLHGHLAGPAEALTRSVRSGA